The following are encoded in a window of Penaeus vannamei isolate JL-2024 chromosome 17, ASM4276789v1, whole genome shotgun sequence genomic DNA:
- the LOC113828424 gene encoding chondroitin proteoglycan 1 isoform X2: MWASIIFASLVAVSSGIPQYSSPPPPSYIAPAPACDPVTVTETTTEYGEVVETTTVPVTTTNTLYETEVITQFETVVETDYVTETETNYQTETETQVIPTTIVDTQTTYQTVYETETQHTYITETTTAVQKQYKTVCPKNSYVSY, translated from the exons ATGTGGGCCTCCATTATCTTTGCGTCTTTGGTAGCAGTATCCTCGGGGATTCCTCAgtactcatctcctcctcccccttcatacaTAGCTCCGGCTCCAGCTTGTGACCCTGTCACTGTCACTGAAACAACTACTGAATATGGAGAAGTCGTG GAAACTACTACAGTCcctgtcaccaccaccaacactctGTATGAAACCGAAGTCATCACTCAGTTTGAAACCGTAGTCGAGACCGATTACGTCACCGAAACTGAGACCAACTACCAAACGGAAACTGAAACTCAAGTCATCCCTACAACTATTGTAGATACTCAGACCACTTACCAGACTGTGTATGAGACAGAGACACAACACACTTATATTACAGAAACTACAACTGCAGTTCAAAAGCAGTACAAAACCGTCTGCCCAAAAAATTCTTATGTTAGTTACTAA
- the LOC113828424 gene encoding endoglucanase isoform X3 gives MDGHMEIRATMWASIIFASLVAVSSGIPQYSSPPPPSYIAPAPACDPVTVTETTTEYGEVVETTTVPVTTTNTLYETEVITQFETVVETDYVTETETNYQTETETQVIPTTIVDTQTTYQTVYETETQHTYITETTTAVQKQYKTVCPKNSYVSY, from the exons ATGGATGGACACATGGAAATTCGTGCTAC CATGTGGGCCTCCATTATCTTTGCGTCTTTGGTAGCAGTATCCTCGGGGATTCCTCAgtactcatctcctcctcccccttcatacaTAGCTCCGGCTCCAGCTTGTGACCCTGTCACTGTCACTGAAACAACTACTGAATATGGAGAAGTCGTG GAAACTACTACAGTCcctgtcaccaccaccaacactctGTATGAAACCGAAGTCATCACTCAGTTTGAAACCGTAGTCGAGACCGATTACGTCACCGAAACTGAGACCAACTACCAAACGGAAACTGAAACTCAAGTCATCCCTACAACTATTGTAGATACTCAGACCACTTACCAGACTGTGTATGAGACAGAGACACAACACACTTATATTACAGAAACTACAACTGCAGTTCAAAAGCAGTACAAAACCGTCTGCCCAAAAAATTCTTATGTTAGTTACTAA